One window of Paenibacillus sp. FSL K6-3182 genomic DNA carries:
- a CDS encoding FusB/FusC family EF-G-binding protein: MNKPFIRNHQYNLIKKQAHLLQTACNTVSDPKVVEAVRYSTQTKITEAFQDATDLQKHELEKLATLNRTEEIQSYLQSLQLLMSEFTQVTAAQIKKLFPKVKKLKVPDLADIDYRYVTYLGWTDIASNRLFLIYRQDGQLIGIEGKFTPTNKKSNCFLCNRHEEVALFTAITKSRPANASPDYYKAIGNYMCVNSEACNANITDVTVLEKFFSNFIGKHES; encoded by the coding sequence ATGAATAAACCATTTATTAGAAACCATCAATATAATTTAATTAAGAAACAAGCACATCTGCTTCAAACTGCATGCAACACGGTATCCGATCCGAAAGTAGTTGAAGCGGTTAGGTATAGTACACAAACAAAAATTACCGAAGCGTTCCAAGACGCAACTGATCTTCAAAAGCATGAGTTAGAGAAGCTTGCAACGTTAAATAGGACGGAAGAAATTCAATCCTATTTGCAATCGCTGCAGCTTTTGATGTCGGAATTCACTCAAGTAACGGCAGCTCAAATAAAAAAGCTGTTTCCAAAAGTAAAAAAGCTAAAGGTACCCGATTTAGCTGATATTGACTACCGTTATGTCACGTATTTGGGTTGGACCGATATCGCATCTAATAGGCTGTTTCTTATTTACCGTCAAGACGGACAGCTTATCGGCATTGAAGGAAAGTTTACGCCAACAAATAAGAAAAGCAACTGTTTTTTGTGCAATAGACATGAAGAAGTTGCGTTATTCACGGCGATTACGAAATCAAGGCCTGCTAATGCTTCACCGGATTACTACAAGGCGATTGGAAATTATATGTGCGTAAACAGCGAAGCCTGCAACGCAAATATAACCGATGTCACCGTTTTAGAGAAATTCTTCAGCAACTTCATCGGAAAACATGAATCATAA
- a CDS encoding flavodoxin family protein produces MGIAVIYGSSRKNGNSDQLANLLVEGFEADKIHLSDYNIKPIVDYRHCEKEPYPNDDYHHLIERVKAQDVLVFATPIYWYGASGLTKTFIDRWSQSLRENKAEFLSSFASKTAWVIGIGDDEPHLKGIPLVQQFQYIFDYTGTNFAGYILGRGNKPGDILQDTIALATVEEIRKKWHT; encoded by the coding sequence ATGGGAATTGCAGTGATTTATGGAAGCTCCCGCAAAAATGGAAACTCGGACCAACTAGCGAATTTATTAGTTGAAGGATTTGAAGCAGATAAAATTCACTTATCTGACTATAACATCAAGCCTATAGTCGATTATCGGCATTGTGAGAAAGAGCCTTACCCAAATGATGATTACCATCATCTGATCGAACGCGTAAAGGCACAAGATGTATTAGTGTTCGCGACACCTATCTACTGGTATGGCGCATCAGGCCTTACGAAGACATTCATTGACAGATGGTCCCAATCATTAAGAGAGAATAAGGCCGAGTTTCTATCTAGTTTTGCGTCAAAAACAGCCTGGGTCATCGGTATAGGCGATGACGAGCCCCATCTGAAAGGAATTCCGCTTGTTCAGCAATTTCAATATATTTTCGACTATACGGGCACAAATTTTGCAGGTTACATCCTTGGGAGAGGCAACAAGCCTGGCGATATTTTGCAAGATACCATTGCTTTGGCCACTGTGGAGGAAATCCGGAAAAAGTGGCATACTTAA
- a CDS encoding transporter substrate-binding domain-containing protein, with protein sequence MTACANNGSSNKGESTAGVKKVIVGTGNDFEQVAFLDDNGKLTGYDVEVIREIDKRLKEYEFEFQTMEFSNILLSLETKKIDIAAHLFEKNPEREQKFYFNEEPYAYWRNKIIIAAVNNESIKSLDDLKGKKVLIGPTSAQAQILENYNKEHDGAIKIVYQQNDANDEVLQITNGRVDATISADFLLPIKDPQGKLKAVGDALNEGHIQYVLRKDDPESKKLADAVDQTIKEMKADGALAKLSTDWLGQDFSK encoded by the coding sequence ATTACAGCATGCGCCAATAATGGCAGCAGCAATAAAGGAGAATCAACCGCTGGGGTTAAAAAAGTTATTGTCGGCACTGGCAATGATTTCGAACAAGTAGCTTTTCTCGATGATAACGGAAAGTTAACAGGCTACGACGTTGAGGTTATCAGAGAGATAGACAAACGTCTAAAAGAGTATGAATTTGAGTTTCAAACGATGGAATTTTCCAACATTCTATTAAGTCTAGAAACGAAAAAGATCGATATAGCCGCTCATCTATTCGAGAAAAACCCTGAGCGTGAACAAAAGTTTTATTTTAACGAAGAACCTTACGCTTATTGGCGGAACAAAATTATTATTGCAGCAGTAAACAATGAATCGATCAAGTCCTTAGATGATTTGAAAGGAAAAAAAGTGCTGATTGGCCCGACCAGCGCTCAAGCTCAAATCCTTGAAAATTACAATAAGGAGCATGATGGCGCAATAAAAATCGTGTACCAGCAAAACGATGCTAACGATGAAGTTCTTCAAATCACTAACGGACGGGTTGACGCAACAATAAGCGCAGACTTCCTTCTTCCGATCAAAGATCCGCAAGGTAAGCTCAAAGCAGTAGGAGATGCGCTTAATGAGGGGCATATCCAGTATGTACTCCGTAAAGACGACCCCGAGTCAAAGAAACTTGCCGACGCTGTGGATCAAACGATAAAAGAAATGAAAGCGGATGGAGCCCTCGCAAAGCTTAGCACGGATTGGCTTGGTCAGGACTTTTCAAAATAA
- the murB gene encoding UDP-N-acetylmuramate dehydrogenase: protein MNNELNLYKRILNKLPDLNIKLAEPVKNHAYTKLGGNADVFITPNKYDEISTVYKIAKEENVPVTLLGHGSNLIVKDGGLRGITMHLKNLNEVRTENCTIIAQAGASIIDVSKQALEQHLSGLEFACGIPGTVGGALYMNAGAYGGQISDVLVKALVMNEAGELLTLSSEDLSLSYRKSNISANKYVVLEAVFNLKQAEYADIKEKMDEFTFARESKQPLEYPSCGSVFKRPPGYFAGKLIQDSGLQGKRIGGAEVSTKHAGFIVNVDHATSQDYIDLIEVIKSTVKQNFGIDLETEVIVIGEDNQN, encoded by the coding sequence ATGAATAATGAATTGAACCTTTATAAACGTATCTTAAATAAACTGCCCGACTTGAATATTAAGCTTGCTGAACCCGTTAAAAATCACGCATATACAAAATTAGGGGGGAATGCAGATGTATTCATTACTCCAAATAAATATGATGAAATAAGCACTGTCTATAAAATTGCGAAAGAAGAAAATGTTCCAGTTACCCTCTTGGGACATGGCTCCAATCTTATCGTGAAGGATGGCGGCCTTCGCGGGATTACGATGCATCTAAAAAACTTGAATGAAGTTCGTACCGAAAATTGTACAATTATTGCGCAGGCTGGAGCTTCGATTATAGATGTGTCTAAGCAAGCATTAGAACAGCATCTGTCTGGACTTGAGTTTGCATGCGGCATTCCAGGTACGGTCGGTGGTGCATTGTATATGAATGCAGGTGCCTATGGCGGACAAATTTCGGATGTATTAGTCAAAGCTTTAGTCATGAACGAAGCAGGCGAGCTTCTCACATTATCAAGTGAGGATCTGTCATTAAGTTATCGGAAGAGTAATATTTCTGCAAATAAATATGTCGTTCTCGAAGCTGTATTTAATCTTAAACAAGCTGAATATGCCGATATTAAAGAAAAAATGGATGAGTTCACTTTTGCGCGAGAAAGTAAACAGCCATTGGAATATCCTTCATGCGGCAGTGTATTCAAACGCCCGCCCGGATATTTTGCTGGAAAACTGATACAAGACAGCGGTTTGCAAGGGAAACGAATCGGAGGAGCAGAGGTATCCACGAAACATGCAGGTTTCATTGTAAATGTGGATCATGCTACTTCCCAAGATTACATTGATTTGATCGAAGTTATTAAGTCGACGGTAAAACAAAACTTTGGCATAGATTTAGAAACAGAAGTCATTGTCATTGGGGAAGACAACCAAAACTAA